GCTGCGCTCCTCGAGGATTGGTGGCTGCTGCGCGGGGACGCCCAGAAGATGCCGCCCTCCCCCTCGGTACTGAGCGCGGAGGGCCGGCGGAGATTGGTGGAATTCGCCGAAAGTGTCGAGTATGCCGAATCCGGTAAGGGAGAACGTTTCCTGACCACCACCCCCCTCCGGAACCTGGCCCAGAAATACCGCGAGGATCTGCCCGTGGTGGTGGTCATGGGCGCCAAGGGGGCGGGCAAGACCTACACCTACCTCCAGCTGATCCGCCAGAAGCAGTGGACCAGGTTCCTGCTGGCCACCCTGGGGTCCGGCACCAACGGCGCCTGGGGCGACGTCTGGCCTTTCTTGGCGCCGAAGAGCCTGGGGGACGGGGCAAAGCGTCTGGTCAAGGAGTGCCAGGAAGCGACCGCGACGGCGCTGGCGAGCGTCAGTCCAGCCTGGACGCAAACCGAGGCCCGTGATTGCCTCGAGGAGGCCCTGGCCGAGAACCGTACCGAGGAATCATGGTGGCGTCGTCGCTGGCTGGAGCTGTTTGCCCGCTCCTTGCAGATGGCGCCCAATCTGGAAGAGGATGCCAGCCTGCGGGTGGCCGCGATGCTCCGGCAGCAGAAGAGGCGTCTGGTGATGGTCATCGATGGTCTTGAAGAGATCTTCCCTGGCGTCACCGACAATCCTGTGCAGCAGGCAGCGGTTCGGGCGCTTCTGCAGGCCGTGCCCAGCCATCTGCGGGATATTCCCAACTGTCCTTTCGGGGTGGTGGTGTTCGTTCGCGCCGATGTGGTACGTGCGGCAATCCCGCAAAACGTCGGGCAGTTCGAGCGGCTGTACGAGCCCTATGCCCTTCGCTGGGATCGGGAGCAGGCCCTGCGGCTCGCCGTGTGGCTGTGCCTTCAGGCGGACATGGCGCTCGATATCGCTGGCGGCAGGGATCCGGAGTCCATCACCCTCGAAGAGGCGACAGCGCTCCTCTGGCCGGTCTGGGGCAAGAAACTGGGGGGCGACCAGTCCAGGGAGGCCAGGACCGCCGACTGGGTGCTGGCGGCTCTGGCCGATTTTCGCGGCCAGATCCAGGCCCGGGATCTGGTGCGGCTGCTGCGCCATGCCGGCCAGGCCAGCCTGTCCCTGCCGCTCGGCGACCGGTTGCTGCCACCGGCCACCATCCGGGGCGCCGTGCGGCTGTGCAGCCAGGCGAAGATCGAGGAGATCGGGCAGGAGAACCCGATTCTGGTGCCCATATTCGACAAGCTGCGCCAGACCCCGGAAAGAAAGATTCCGTTCAGTCCGGAGGAGCTGGGGTTGGACCGGCGGGAAATCGGACTCCTCGAGATGAGTGGCATCCTGCTCCCGAGCGAGGGGGAGTACTACATGCCCGAGATCTTTCGGCAAGGCCTGGGCTTCCAGCTCAAGCAGGGCAAGCGGCCCCGGGTGCTGAGCCTGGCCAAGCGCGCTTTGAGCATGCGGGCCAGGCCCTGATCGTGCGGTTCGGCATCCTGGGCATCCCCGGAGAGCCCCCCATGAGCCCCGATCTGGCGTTTCAATCTGGGAAGCGCAGGAAGGGGGATCGTAGCGCACCCATCTCGACTCGGCCGGCTGATGGGTTGCGGCTGTCGCCTCCACCCATCCTACGCCTCCGATTGAGCGGCGTGACCGCCGAACCTGACCTCTGGTGGCCGTTGTTGCTTGAGCGGAGAGGTTTTCTCGACCGTTGCCTATCACCATGGGAGGACGACCATGCCAGTCTTGTCCCTGCCCTATCCGGACGACCTGCTTGTCACTTCTGGCAAGGACCCGCACGCGTTGGAAGAAGAGCTCCTCTTCCTTCTTGCCGTCAAGCTCTTCGAGCTTCATCGGCTTTCCCTGGGCAAGGCGGCAGAGTTCTGCCGCATGCCCACGGTGCGCTTCATGTTTGAGCTGGGACGGCTGCAGGTGCCGGTGATGAACCTCCATGACGATCAGATCGCCGACGAGTTGCGGGATGCATGAAGAGACCGTCGTAGGTGACAGCAGTCCCCTCATCGCCCTGGCGATCATCGATCAGCTGGCGTTGTTGCCACAGCTCTATGCCCGGGTCGTGGTCCCGCAAGAGGTCTGGGAGGAGGTGACCGTGAGAGGGGCAGGATTGCCTGGTGCCCTTGAACTGCGTCAGCTGTCCTGGCTCAAGGTCGAGTATCCACCGGTGGACCTGTTGTTGCCATTGACCGTACTGGTCGGGCGCGGTGAAGCCCAGGCTATTGCCTTGGCGCTGGCCCGGCCGGGGAGTACCGCCCTGCTGGATGATGCGCTTGCCCGGCGGGTGGCGGAGCGGTTCGGCGTCAAGAGAATCGGCACCCTGGGGTTGCTGCGCAGGGCCAAACAAAGAGGTCTTATCGAGGCGATCAAGCCCTTTGTCCAGCAGTTGCAGGCCAACGGCATCTTCATCCGTCAGAGTCTTGTTGAGGCCGTCTTGCAAGATGTCGGTGAATGGCCGTGAATGCTGGCCCCCCCCCTCGTGAGTTGCCGGATAACCGCGGAGAGCCCCACCCATGAGCCTCGACATCCATCTTCAGCCCGGTAGCCTGGTCAGCGCCCGGGGCCGGGAGTGGGTGGTGTTGCCCGACTCCAAGGACGACACGCTCATCCTGCGGCCCCTGGGCGGCTCCCAGCGGGAGGCGACCCTGGTCTATCTGCCCCTGGAGCGTACCCCGGTGGCGCCGGCCAGCTTCCCGCCGCCGGACCCGGCCCTGGCGGGCTCCCACCAGGCGGGCAGCCTGCTCCGGGATGCCCTTCTGCTCCGTTTCCGGGCAGGCGGCGGTCCCTTCCGGAGCTTCGGCAACATCGCCGTGGAGCCCCGGGCCTACCAGTTGGTGCCCCTGCTCATGGCCCTCAAGCAGGCCACGGTACGCCTGCTCATCGCCGACGATGTGGGCATCGGCAAGACCATCGAGGCCTGCCTCATCGCCCGGGAGCTCCTGGATCGGGGGGAGATCGGCCGTCTGACCGTCTTGTGCCCACCCCATCTGTGCGAGCAGTGGCAGGGGGAACTGGACCTGCACTTCAACATCCCGGCCGAGGTGGTGCGCACCAGCACCGTGGGCCGGCTGGAGCGGGGCCTGCCCCCTGGGCGCTCCCTGTTCGAGGTCTACCCCTTCACCATCGTCAGCCTGGACTACATCAAGTCCGATCGGCGGCGGGACGAGTTCCTTCGCTCCTGCCCGGAATTCGTCATGGTCGACGAGGCCCATACCTGCACCAGGAGCGGCGCTGGCGGCCGCCACCAGCGCTACCAGCTCCTGAAAGGCCTGGCCGAGACCGGCGGCCGCCACCTGGTGCTCCTC
The Thermodesulfobacteriota bacterium genome window above contains:
- a CDS encoding DUF3368 domain-containing protein gives rise to the protein MHEETVVGDSSPLIALAIIDQLALLPQLYARVVVPQEVWEEVTVRGAGLPGALELRQLSWLKVEYPPVDLLLPLTVLVGRGEAQAIALALARPGSTALLDDALARRVAERFGVKRIGTLGLLRRAKQRGLIEAIKPFVQQLQANGIFIRQSLVEAVLQDVGEWP
- a CDS encoding UPF0175 family protein, encoding MPVLSLPYPDDLLVTSGKDPHALEEELLFLLAVKLFELHRLSLGKAAEFCRMPTVRFMFELGRLQVPVMNLHDDQIADELRDA
- a CDS encoding ParA family protein, which gives rise to MQPLYTWVDIEARLAVRRDKGEWPEGLVGASAYHDGLELRLRAETDRREVEQVLADCFGARYQPGLGIHLDSLPDRDRVFPVVMEVTGEAGPTASPVRPSFERIALLPAEPAAIDWPPAFPAGAPALFAFYSFKGGVGRTLHLLALLKALSAHEPRLSCLLVDADLEAPGITSLAAASGLGQQAISLADFLALAHADPDPGWPEAIALTGHHLRAQPLRLATAGGTAEHYFLPAFRDESQALGTAVRPEHLLQGPDARWRLGELFAALGQHLRADVVLLDLRAGLSELASPLLFDPRIQRVVVTTPSLQSLEGTSLVLRQLRKLAPPVDKEYLTDPVVLLSMVPQDLAGSPRMDAFREQWLGIYPDTPGEDEVSPPRLRVEETPFAQELLVISSLDDAMQKLEGNPVAKKCAALLEDWWLLRGDAQKMPPSPSVLSAEGRRRLVEFAESVEYAESGKGERFLTTTPLRNLAQKYREDLPVVVVMGAKGAGKTYTYLQLIRQKQWTRFLLATLGSGTNGAWGDVWPFLAPKSLGDGAKRLVKECQEATATALASVSPAWTQTEARDCLEEALAENRTEESWWRRRWLELFARSLQMAPNLEEDASLRVAAMLRQQKRRLVMVIDGLEEIFPGVTDNPVQQAAVRALLQAVPSHLRDIPNCPFGVVVFVRADVVRAAIPQNVGQFERLYEPYALRWDREQALRLAVWLCLQADMALDIAGGRDPESITLEEATALLWPVWGKKLGGDQSREARTADWVLAALADFRGQIQARDLVRLLRHAGQASLSLPLGDRLLPPATIRGAVRLCSQAKIEEIGQENPILVPIFDKLRQTPERKIPFSPEELGLDRREIGLLEMSGILLPSEGEYYMPEIFRQGLGFQLKQGKRPRVLSLAKRALSMRARP